A genomic stretch from Clavelina lepadiformis chromosome 5, kaClaLepa1.1, whole genome shotgun sequence includes:
- the LOC143459778 gene encoding transient receptor potential cation channel subfamily M member-like 2, which translates to MMTTSSDQEQNLCFWELKFSGRSHFKSAKVAEINHGIDTTEVFSLLRKKWDLSEKNLAFVLCGETSTQIVSQLHQKFCQSIVNLAAKTGALLITDGSEGSLGLTDLELPSQIKVVSIGIKRWNSEAQLCQLIPFDENAKHAESKVFLTRKSDGSKLFDKNHSHFILLNENDNLPTSSAQQCILNDNVLFPVFILFNGSCTAIQDVSRALESNIPVVIMEGSGGVADFLATLCEYKTLSEKNIKSAISGEFHEIAISDEGCLLNCIRLCHEKRSLIKVHRVDLEIPECQSFNIAIISSILNEHVQRKRFKNVKTALKKLLINALVKDDLKAVELYIYSGVTLDEDDILGLYRSELDEKNVCHALLKKQAKKKYQDLKKTLLPPLISWDYDIEQGNSGQIDMNFELFLWCIVMNRSEMSQVFFSLLSGKLSASIGAMEMLKSMIVLETRKGKKDSMKCHAREYKSLALGILDECFADSASKTGDLLIRRRDEWGGLTLLQISIDEEDVLNDGDNEHKDIVSQKAVRYLLNKVWYGIDQVNGKNATFYTLSFYGVCLFLIAFLPLVCCGILGIILCADDDNDEEDDGGSGGVDKASTSQQGKENVTGHENKMYSSNLSTDASSNENKQRHIKKRTTSTRSITTSFATLSQVTVRVDSENNETEPSNMPTSPHPITPKQETADEEKQDYLDIAWKVMHSPFAKFQFNAAVTLGILWLYAYSLLFDYRDTISVIDFILIAWCGSLFVEEIHELYHQRKRGSVSKKMKVSKSKLSNAWLLICHYWSDYWNFLDIASIAIYFVSFGLKMSYLDISRILATVAFILHCVRTMQIFTINKNIGPKLIMIREMILDFLYFCFIMLAFFVAYGIAIQSILYPNQADTWFAIKGFLSKPFWHLYGELLLSEIDYNPTTNEYVCTNDTDLISAGHRPCPQQQLVAPFFTAAYLLLTNILLLNLLIAILNNTYATIEKKVDRIWNYQRFELIEEYEIIRSPLPPPLSILGYLYKLLRQCCVEDDNVFRRKFKDKYLETLKKFEENKAIEYMQKIKKMKENSVEEKINVLYNRCSYFSASISALHASLSSPHPT; encoded by the exons ATGATGACTACTTCAAGTGATCAAGAACAAAATCTTTGCTTTTGGGAATTGAAATTTAGTGGCCGGTCTCATTTTAAATCAGCAAAG GTTGCGGAGATAAATCATGGCATTGACACTACAGAGGTGTTTTCATTGCTTAGAAAGAAATGGGATTTGTCAGAAAAAAACCTTGCATTTGTTCTATGTGGAGAGACAAGTACACAGATAGTGTCTCAGTTGCATCAGAAGTTTTGTCAAAGCATAGTGAATTTAGCTGCAAAAACTG GTGCATTGCTTATTACTGATGGGTCAGAAGGCAGCCTTGGTCTCACAGATTTGGAATTACCTTCTCAAATAAAG GTTGTTTCTATTGGCATCAAACGCTGGAACAGTGAAGCTCAACTTTGCCAACTAATACCTTttgatgaaaatgcaaaacacGCC GAAAGTAAAGTTTTTCTTACAAGAAAGTCAGATGGTTCAAAACTTTTCGATAAAAATCACTCccatttcattttattgaatgaaaATGACAACTTACCAACAAGTTCTGCACAACAATGCATATTAAATG ataATGTTctttttcctgtttttattttgtttaatggAAGCTGCACTGCAATACAG GATGTCTCTAGAGCTTTAGAAAGTAACATCCCTGTAGTCATTATGGAAGGAAGTGGTGGTGTGGCAGATTTTCTTGCAACACTTTGCGAATATAAGACCCTCAGTGAAAAGAACATTAAATCTGCTATTTCAG gaGAATTTCATGAAATAGCAATAAGTGATGAAGGTTGTCTACTAAACTGCATTCGATTGTGTCACGAGAAAAGAAGCCTTATCAAAGTTCACCGGGTAGATTTGGAAATTCCTGAATGTCAAAGTTTCAACATAGCTATCATCTCCAGTATCTTAAATG AGCACGTGCAAAGAAAAAGATTCAAAAATGTCAAGACAGCACTTAAGAAGCTGCTTATCAATGCTTTGGTAAAA GATGATCTGAAAGCTGTTGAGTTGTATATTTATTCCGGTGTAACTTTGGATGAAGATGATATATTGGGCCTTTATAGATCAGAGTTagatgaaaaaaatgtttgtcatgctcttttaaaaaaacaagcgAAAAAAAAGTATcaagatttgaaaaaaac ATTGTTACCTCCGCTGATAAGTTGGGATTATGATATTGAACAAGGAAATTCTGGTCAG ATTGATATgaattttgaattatttttgtgGTGCATTGTGATGAATCGCTCAGAAATGTCACAAGTTTTCTTCAGCCTTTTATCAGGAAAGCTTTCGGCTTCTATTGGTGCAATGGAAATGTTAAAATCCATGATAGTTTTAGAGACAAGAAAAGGAAAA AAAGACTCAATGAAATGTCATGCTAGAGAGTACAAATCTCTTGCACTTGGCATCCTTGATGAGTGCTTTGCGGACAGTGCAAGCAAAACAGGTGATCTTCTCATTCGTAGGCGAGATGAATGGGGAGGATTGACATTGCTACAAATATCAATTGATGAAGAAGAT GTTTTGAATGATGGTGATAATGAGCACAAG GACATTGTTTCCCAGAAAGCTGTTCGCTACCTTCTTAACAAAGTATGGTACGGCATTGATCAAGTCAATGGGAAAAATGCCACATTTTATACTCTGTCATTTTATGGTGTTTGCCTTTTTTTGATTGCATTTTTACCCCTGGTATGTTGCGGCATTCTTGGCATTATACTTTGTGCTGATGATGATAATGATGAAGAGGATGATGGTGGTAGTGGTGGTGTTGATAAAGCGTCAACTTCTCAACAAGGCAAAGAAAATGTTACTG gccatgaaaataaaatgtactcTTCAAATCTTTCCACTGATGCATCatcaaatgaaaacaaacaac GTCATATCAAGAAGAGAACCACATCGACTCGATCAATAACTACTTCTTTTGCTACTTTATCACAAGTGACAGTCAGAGTAGACA gtgaaaacaatgaaacagAGCCTTCAAACATGCCCACCAGTCCACACCCAATTACACCGAAACAAGAAACAGCAG atgaagaaaaacaagaCTACTTAGATATTGCCTGGAAAGTCATGCATTCTCCCTTTGCTAAATTTCAGTTCAATGCTGCTGTTACActg GGAATTCTTTGGCTGTATGCATATTCTTTGCTGTTTGACTACCGTGACACTATTTCTGTAAtagatttcattttaattgctTGGTGTGgaagtttgtttgttgagGAAATTCATGAG TTATATCATCAAAGGAAAAGAGGTTCTgtttcaaagaaaatgaaagtttCTAAAAGCAAATTATCGAATGCTTGGCTATTGATTTGCCATTACTGGAGTGACTACTGGAATTTCTTGGATATAGCATCCATagctatatattttgtttcatttggcTTAAA aaTGTCTTATTTGGACATATCAAGAATTTTGGCTACAGTTGCTTTTATATTGCATTGCGTGCGCACAATGCAGATTTTTACtatcaacaaaaacattggTCCTAAGCTGATTATGATCAGAGAAATG aTACTAGATTTTCTTTACTTTTGCTTTATAATGCTGGCATTTTTTGTTGCTTATGGAATAGCTATCCAGTCTATCCTTTATCCTAATCAGGCTGACACCTGGTTTGCAATTAAGGGATTTTTATCCAAGCCATTTTGGCACTTGTATGGAGAACTTCTTTTATCTGAGATTGATTACAATCCAA ccACCAACGAATATGTGTGCACAAATGACACAGATTTGATTTCGGCTGGACATCGTCCTTGTCCTCAACAACAGCTAGTGGCTCCCTTCTTCACTGCTGCTTATCTATTACTAACAAACATACTTCTGCTGAACCTTCTCATTGCTATATTGAA CAATACATACGCAACAATTGAAAAGAAGGTGGACAGGATATGGAATTATCAACGTTTTGAGTTGATTGAGGAATATGAGATAATCAGATCACCATTGCCACCACCACTGAGTATTCTTGGATACTTGTACAAACTTTTGCGTCAATGTTGTGTGGAAGATGACAATGTTTTTA GGAGAAAATTTAAAGACAAGTACCTggaaacattaaaaaaattcgAAGAAAACAAGGCAATAGAATATATGcagaaaattaagaaaatgaaagaaaattctGTCGAAGAAAAGATCAATGTCCTTTATAACAG atGCAGCTACTTCTCAGCTTCCATATCTGCACTTCATGCATCATTGTCCAGTCCGCACCCAACATAA
- the LOC143460360 gene encoding carbohydrate sulfotransferase 1-like, whose amino-acid sequence MSCGKRLFSFRQWVFFLLLLLTFISLVVFIMLASQAIYKFSNVRASHKKFSWMQKSNTTNLGQSIFTGKINSEIYYTAPEKNEDKKQFSTTDIDQTKVEQFLARNPSLIPQVYRKDHDAYKRYVQYLTKKEDFLPLQTKAVVLLTNYRSGSSFFGELLNQHPDVFYMFEPLIMVSPLEQCNIHVNLKKDIMKQLTQCIFPDWEAMYRGMQKSERPLYNRNIFVCTKHKFCFAPFTKELMLEDHCPHSKFSDHNHDGWSDCGMVNLNLVANTCRRKKMVAIKVIRLCDIYKLKNITEIPYMDLKVVHLIRDPRGIASSRLTLHPKLNLADAMKFTCSRQAANLDISFHEKPEWLQYKMFRYEDVALKPYHAAKSLYDFLGLKFHDSVKTWIVENTQQPIPEEFGTSYKYGMTETDKHRVRYDPWGHKRNSTSIVDKWKRTVPYPLVKRIEAVCSKVMNMVGYLPVGTIEEYKQTFSKHFFVDHESE is encoded by the exons ATGTCATGTGGCAAGCGATTGTTTTCCTTTCGTCAGTGGGTTTTCTTTCTTCTCCTCCTGCTAACTTTCATCTCATTAGTAGTTTTTATAATGCTAGCCAGTCAagcaatttataaattttccaATGTGAGAGCCTCTCATAAGAAGTTCAGTTGGATGCAGAAATCCAATACCACTAATTTGGgccaaagtatatttactggaaaaataaaCTCTGAAATATACTATACTGCACCTGAGAAGaatgaagataaaaaacaattttcaacaacTGATATTGATCAAACTAAG gtGGAACAGTTTCTAGCAAGGAATCCTTCTTTGATTCCTCAAGTTTATCGAAAAGATCATGATGCATATAAAAGATATGTTCAATACCTTACGAAGAAGGAAGATTTCCTGCCTTTACAAACAAAAGCAGTTGTTTTGCTTACCAATTACAGATCTG GTTCTTCTTTCTTTGGTGAACTTTTAAACCAGCATCCAGATGTGTTTTACATGTTTGAGCCACTTATCATGGTTTCACCACTGGAACAATGCAATATTCATGTGAATCTTAAGAAAGATATTATGAAACAGCTCACACAGTGCATTTTCCCAGACTGGGAGGCAATGTACAGAG GAATGCAGAAGAGTGAAAGACCTCTGTACAATCgtaatatttttgtatgcacaaaacataaattttgttttgcaccTTTTACAAAGGAACTGATGCTTGAAGACCACTGTCCCCATTCTAAATTTTCTGA TCACAATCATGATGGTTGGTCTGACTGTGGAATGGTAAATCTTAATCTTGTAGCAAATACTTGTCGGAGGAAGAAGATGGTAGCCATCAAAGTCATTCGTCTTTGTGACATTTACAAACTGAAAAACATAACAGAAATACCTTATATGGatttaaag GTTGTCCATCTGATTCGTGATCCGCGAGGCATTGCTTCCTCAAGGCTAACTCTTCATCCAAAGTTAAACTTGGCTGATGCAATGAAATTTACATGTTCCAGACAAGCTGCCAATTTAGATATCAGCTTTCATGAAAAACCAGAATGGCTGCAATACAAG ATGTTTCGATATGAAGATGTTGCTCTTAAACCATATCATGCTGCTAAATCACTGTATGATTTTTTGGGTTTGAAATTTCATGATTCTGTTAAAACGTGGATTGTCGAAAATACACAACAGCCTATACCTGAAGAATTTGg AACATCATACAAGTATGGCATGACAGAAACAGACAAACATAGAGTTCGCTATGATCCATGGG GACATAAACGAAATTCTACGTCCATTGTGGATAAGTGGAAGCGTACAGTACCATATCCACTGGTGAAGCGCATCGAAGCGGTATGCTCCAAAGTGATGAATATGGTTGGGTATTTACCTGTGGGAACTATAGAGGAGTAtaagcaaactttttcaaaacatttttttgttgacCACGAAAGTGAATAA